A region from the Paludicola sp. MB14-C6 genome encodes:
- a CDS encoding chorismate mutase yields the protein MNSLEQARAQINQIDKDMAILFEKRMKAVEDVVAFKIENNLPVLDQNREQFVIDKNLAYIQNESYKEYYKEFIQELMNVSKKYQTRLLNNDIIGYQGTQGAFSHIALQQLFPNQKEKSYKTFKEVFQAVESGEITQGILPFENSYTGEVGEVLDLLYQHKCYITKIYDLKINQNLLGVKGTKLTDIKQVYSHHQALSQCKRYFDLYDFELIPFQNTALAAQYVSETNDKTKAAVASTETAKLYELEILVENINTSAENTTRFVVISKNQNKSGNRFNIMFTLSHNAGQLASAMQIISKYNFNMESIQSKSIQNIPWQYYFYVEIIGDASDKNAIALLEELKANCKEIKLLGVYNK from the coding sequence ATGAATTCATTAGAACAAGCAAGAGCGCAAATTAACCAAATTGATAAAGACATGGCAATCCTTTTTGAAAAGAGAATGAAAGCGGTAGAGGATGTAGTTGCGTTTAAAATAGAAAATAATCTTCCCGTTTTAGATCAAAATAGGGAACAATTTGTTATAGATAAAAACCTAGCATATATTCAAAATGAAAGCTATAAAGAATATTATAAAGAATTCATTCAAGAGTTAATGAATGTTTCTAAAAAGTATCAAACAAGGCTTTTAAACAACGATATCATTGGCTATCAAGGTACACAAGGGGCTTTTTCTCATATTGCATTACAACAGTTGTTTCCCAATCAAAAAGAAAAGTCATATAAGACTTTTAAAGAAGTATTTCAAGCTGTTGAATCCGGCGAAATTACGCAAGGAATCTTACCTTTTGAAAACTCTTATACAGGTGAAGTCGGCGAAGTGCTAGATTTGCTATATCAACACAAATGTTATATCACGAAAATATATGATTTAAAAATAAATCAAAATTTGCTTGGTGTAAAGGGCACAAAACTGACTGACATTAAGCAAGTTTATTCTCATCATCAAGCGTTGAGTCAATGCAAACGATATTTTGATTTATATGATTTTGAGCTTATCCCATTCCAAAATACAGCATTAGCAGCGCAATATGTTAGTGAAACGAACGATAAAACTAAAGCTGCAGTTGCATCTACAGAAACTGCGAAACTTTATGAGTTAGAGATATTAGTAGAAAATATTAATACCAGCGCAGAAAACACAACTCGTTTCGTTGTAATATCAAAGAATCAAAATAAAAGCGGTAACCGTTTTAATATTATGTTTACGCTATCTCATAACGCAGGTCAGCTTGCGAGCGCAATGCAAATTATTTCAAAGTATAATTTTAATATGGAAAGCATTCAATCAAAATCCATTCAAAATATCCCGTGGCAATACTATTTTTATGTTGAAATTATCGGCGATGCAAGTGATAAAAATGCAATTGCTCTTTTAGAGGAGCTAAAAGCGAATTGTAAAGAAATAAAATTGCTTGGAGTTTATAATAAATAG
- a CDS encoding DUF7715 family protein: MIKCMVATKETQGQRASDFCNANEDEIVRFGPLCCSDIDLDGGCGCARSLIGIESLKGTTTMKTVELDMTQEEYYAKMIASARKTDDDASDDTIIAEATEVLYASEQFGVGYIIEYRGGFVKRLEQKNEI; the protein is encoded by the coding sequence ATGATAAAATGTATGGTAGCAACAAAAGAAACACAAGGACAAAGAGCTAGTGATTTTTGTAATGCGAATGAAGATGAAATTGTTAGATTTGGTCCTTTATGTTGCAGTGATATTGACTTAGATGGCGGTTGCGGATGTGCAAGAAGTCTTATTGGAATTGAGTCATTAAAGGGAACTACTACAATGAAAACGGTAGAGCTTGATATGACACAAGAGGAATACTATGCAAAAATGATTGCAAGCGCACGTAAAACGGATGATGATGCTTCAGATGATACAATTATTGCAGAGGCGACGGAAGTATTATATGCAAGTGAACAGTTTGGTGTTGGCTATATAATTGAGTATCGAGGCGGATTTGTAAAAAGATTAGAGCAAAAAAACGAAATATAA
- the nadE gene encoding NAD(+) synthase, producing the protein MKEFNVKKETEACIQWIKDWFENESGGAKGVVLGISGGKDSTVVSALLCKAIGKEKVLGVLMPNGVQKDINDSKRVCEFLQIDHKVVNIEQAYQGILNCVESEDITISAHTKTNIPPRLRMTVLYAIAQEMNYRVGGTGNYSEKYVGYCTKWGDMAHDFNPIGNFTTEEVIAIGKELGLPIDLVEKPPQDGLSGKTDEDNMGFTYAAVNRYIETGECENEEIKEKIEKRHQYNLHKMNPIPVYKPATMK; encoded by the coding sequence ATGAAAGAATTTAACGTAAAAAAAGAAACTGAGGCTTGTATTCAATGGATAAAAGATTGGTTTGAAAACGAAAGCGGCGGCGCAAAAGGTGTTGTTCTCGGTATTTCCGGTGGTAAAGATTCTACCGTTGTATCCGCTTTATTATGTAAAGCAATAGGCAAAGAGAAAGTTTTAGGCGTGTTGATGCCAAACGGAGTGCAAAAAGATATTAACGACAGTAAACGTGTATGCGAATTTTTGCAAATTGACCATAAAGTTGTGAATATTGAGCAAGCTTATCAAGGAATTTTAAATTGTGTTGAAAGTGAAGATATTACAATTTCAGCGCATACAAAGACGAACATTCCACCAAGACTACGAATGACCGTTTTATATGCAATTGCCCAGGAAATGAATTATCGTGTTGGCGGAACGGGAAACTATTCCGAAAAATACGTTGGCTATTGCACAAAATGGGGCGATATGGCACACGATTTTAACCCAATTGGCAACTTTACAACTGAGGAGGTAATTGCAATAGGAAAAGAATTAGGCTTACCGATTGACTTAGTAGAAAAGCCTCCACAAGATGGTTTGTCAGGTAAAACCGATGAAGACAATATGGGCTTCACATATGCTGCAGTTAATCGTTATATTGAAACAGGTGAATGTGAGAATGAAGAGATAAAAGAAAAAATTGAAAAACGTCATCAATATAATCTTCATAAAATGAATCCTATTCCTGTTTATAAACCAGCAACAATGAAATAA
- a CDS encoding cysteine hydrolase family protein codes for MKKLLVVVDYQNDSVCGSMGFAKAVSLETPIYNKIRKYQKDNQDVLFTLDTHYDDSYETKEIMCDTQKYQNGWELYGKVKELKNEKSICISKHTCGSLDLLEFLLRQQYDEVEFVGIVTNMCVLVNAVLARTALPDSAISIDAECVASQEEELHGKALDILAKLQIKINNREKEH; via the coding sequence ATGAAAAAATTGTTGGTAGTAGTAGATTATCAAAATGACTCAGTTTGTGGCTCAATGGGTTTTGCAAAAGCAGTTTCATTAGAAACGCCAATATATAATAAAATCAGGAAATATCAAAAAGACAATCAAGATGTTTTATTTACGTTAGATACCCATTATGATGATAGCTATGAAACCAAAGAGATTATGTGTGATACACAAAAATATCAAAACGGATGGGAACTATACGGTAAAGTAAAAGAGCTTAAAAATGAAAAAAGTATTTGTATTTCAAAGCATACTTGTGGTTCTTTGGACTTGTTAGAATTTTTATTAAGGCAGCAATATGATGAAGTTGAATTTGTGGGAATTGTAACAAATATGTGTGTATTGGTAAACGCAGTTTTAGCACGTACTGCCTTGCCCGATTCTGCTATCAGTATTGATGCTGAATGCGTTGCAAGTCAAGAGGAAGAGTTACATGGAAAAGCACTTGATATATTAGCAAAACTGCAGATAAAAATAAATAATCGTGAAAAGGAGCATTGA
- a CDS encoding biosynthetic peptidoglycan transglycosylase — protein MRKKISYFISIVLLAAIVVIAICITPIICDGYHMYKKAITSVSLNEVITKVRNDDSYIKLDDISDEYLKAVVQSEDKRFYYHIGIDPIATVRAFYNNIKSQSFLQGGSTITQQLAKNLYFSFEKKMDRKVAELFVAFDLERLLTKDEILELYCNVTYFGQNCVGLKEAANHYYGVEPKALSTKQAAALAHALRSPNSFNPKK, from the coding sequence ATGAGAAAGAAAATATCATACTTCATTTCAATAGTATTATTAGCGGCTATTGTAGTTATTGCAATATGTATAACACCAATTATATGTGATGGATACCATATGTATAAAAAAGCAATTACATCAGTAAGTTTGAATGAAGTAATAACAAAGGTAAGGAATGATGATAGCTATATAAAATTAGATGACATTTCTGATGAGTATTTAAAAGCAGTTGTACAATCGGAAGATAAAAGATTCTATTACCATATTGGTATTGACCCAATTGCAACAGTTCGAGCGTTTTATAACAATATAAAATCACAATCTTTTTTACAAGGAGGAAGCACTATAACGCAACAGCTGGCCAAAAATTTGTATTTTTCTTTTGAGAAGAAAATGGATAGGAAAGTCGCAGAACTATTTGTTGCATTCGACCTAGAGCGGCTGCTTACCAAAGATGAAATTTTAGAGTTATATTGTAATGTTACATATTTTGGCCAAAACTGCGTTGGATTAAAAGAAGCAGCTAATCATTATTATGGAGTGGAACCCAAAGCATTATCAACTAAGCAAGCTGCTGCACTAGCCCACGCCCTTAGAAGTCCGAACAGCTTTAACCCGAAAAAATAA
- a CDS encoding methylglyoxal synthase: MVIQDDYITFTLPSKKHIALIAHDSKKQQLLEWVNKNKEILKDHVLCGTGTTARLLSERTGLNVKGYNSGPLGGDQQIGSRVVEGKIDFIIFFWDPLESQPHDPDVKALLRIAVVYDIPIANNQSTADFLLTSKYMNSEYEHSVMNFNKNINERMNSF, translated from the coding sequence ATGGTAATTCAAGATGATTACATAACCTTTACACTTCCAAGCAAAAAGCATATTGCTTTAATTGCACATGATAGCAAAAAGCAACAGCTTTTGGAATGGGTTAACAAGAATAAAGAAATTTTAAAAGATCACGTTCTTTGTGGTACAGGAACAACAGCAAGATTATTATCTGAAAGAACAGGTCTAAATGTAAAAGGCTATAACAGTGGCCCTTTAGGCGGTGACCAACAAATCGGTTCTAGAGTAGTAGAAGGAAAAATTGATTTTATTATTTTCTTTTGGGACCCGCTAGAATCTCAACCACATGATCCAGATGTAAAAGCATTACTTCGTATTGCTGTGGTATACGATATTCCGATTGCCAACAATCAATCAACCGCCGATTTCTTATTGACTTCTAAATATATGAATTCTGAATATGAACATTCCGTAATGAATTTTAACAAAAACATTAACGAGCGTATGAATAGCTTCTAG
- a CDS encoding ABC-F family ATP-binding cassette domain-containing protein: MLLLTAEKISKKYTDKALLEDVVLGINEGDKIGLIGVNGTGKSTLLKIIAGIETPDSGVITKASGVRVGYLPQNPEFKSGLTVLQQAMKGIALQQRESKEYECKAILTKLGLTDFDEPVDILSGGQKKRLSIASALVTPVDVLILDEPTNHIDNNTVDWLETYLSKYNGALLMVTHDRYFLDRVTNKIIELQNGNLYSYQGNYSKFLELKIERETMLVASERKRQSFLRKELAWIQQGPKARGTKQQFRVNRFAEMSQQEVNLDQEQLQMSSISTRLGKKIISLENVTKSYEEKVLINNFSYNLLRNDRIGIVGENGCGKSTLLKIIQGYITPDSGTVDIGQTVKIGYFSQECEELNPTERVIDYISNISSEVITPEGTFSASQMLERFLFSSNLQYSTVNRLSGGEKRRLYLLGILMEAPNVLLFDEPTNDLDTQTLTILEDYLDNFNGAVIVVSHDRYFLDKVADYIFAFTDNGEIVPYVGGYSDYIEKIKLSQVKGEKEKPVAKEQDDSRRKSTKLKFSYNEQREYDTIDVVIADLEAQIEQAEADIVKEASNYTLLQELLHQKEELEQKLAEKMERWVYLNDLSERIEAQNNNQ, from the coding sequence GTGCTACTATTGACAGCAGAAAAAATAAGTAAAAAATATACAGATAAAGCATTGCTAGAAGATGTTGTTTTAGGTATCAATGAAGGCGACAAAATAGGCTTAATCGGAGTAAATGGTACAGGAAAATCTACCTTGTTGAAAATAATTGCTGGAATAGAAACTCCCGATAGTGGTGTAATTACCAAAGCAAGCGGGGTAAGAGTCGGCTACTTACCGCAAAACCCAGAGTTTAAATCAGGGCTAACTGTATTACAACAAGCGATGAAAGGAATTGCATTGCAGCAAAGAGAATCTAAAGAATATGAGTGTAAAGCAATACTAACAAAGCTTGGATTGACTGATTTTGATGAGCCTGTTGATATTCTTTCAGGTGGACAAAAAAAGCGCCTTTCTATTGCAAGTGCATTAGTTACACCTGTTGACGTTTTAATATTAGATGAGCCAACGAACCATATTGATAACAACACAGTGGATTGGTTGGAAACTTATCTTTCTAAATATAATGGTGCTTTGTTAATGGTAACCCATGACCGTTACTTTCTTGATAGAGTTACAAATAAAATTATAGAATTGCAAAATGGTAATTTATATTCTTATCAAGGAAATTACAGTAAGTTTTTAGAATTAAAGATAGAACGAGAAACTATGTTGGTTGCAAGTGAGCGCAAACGTCAAAGCTTTTTAAGAAAAGAGCTTGCATGGATACAACAAGGACCTAAAGCACGTGGAACAAAACAACAATTTCGTGTGAATCGTTTTGCTGAAATGAGCCAGCAAGAAGTAAATTTAGACCAAGAGCAATTGCAAATGAGTTCTATTAGTACAAGGCTTGGAAAAAAGATAATATCTTTAGAAAATGTAACGAAAAGCTATGAGGAAAAAGTGCTAATAAACAATTTTTCTTATAACTTACTTCGTAACGACCGTATTGGTATCGTTGGTGAGAATGGCTGCGGAAAATCCACTTTGCTAAAAATAATTCAAGGGTATATTACTCCTGATTCAGGAACAGTTGATATTGGACAAACTGTTAAAATCGGATATTTCTCGCAAGAATGTGAAGAATTGAACCCAACCGAGCGGGTAATTGATTATATTAGTAATATTTCTTCAGAAGTTATCACACCGGAAGGAACATTTTCGGCTTCACAAATGCTCGAGCGGTTCTTATTTTCATCTAACTTGCAATATTCAACAGTTAATAGATTGTCCGGCGGTGAAAAACGTAGACTTTATTTGCTTGGTATTTTGATGGAGGCACCAAATGTACTTTTATTTGACGAGCCAACCAATGATTTAGACACACAAACGCTTACCATTCTTGAAGATTATTTAGACAATTTTAATGGTGCGGTAATTGTAGTATCACATGACCGCTATTTTCTAGATAAGGTTGCCGATTATATTTTTGCATTTACGGATAATGGCGAAATTGTCCCTTATGTAGGGGGATATTCTGACTATATAGAAAAAATAAAGCTGAGCCAAGTAAAAGGCGAAAAAGAAAAACCAGTAGCAAAAGAGCAGGACGATAGTCGTAGAAAATCTACTAAGCTTAAGTTTTCTTATAATGAGCAACGTGAATATGATACAATTGATGTTGTTATCGCTGATTTAGAAGCACAAATTGAGCAAGCTGAAGCTGATATTGTAAAAGAAGCCAGTAATTATACTTTGCTTCAAGAGTTATTGCATCAAAAAGAGGAGCTAGAACAAAAGTTAGCTGAAAAAATGGAGCGATGGGTGTATTTGAATGATTTATCCGAAAGAATAGAAGCACAAAACAATAATCAATAA
- a CDS encoding helix-turn-helix domain-containing protein, with protein sequence MQYIDSIQESLDYIEMNLKAEIKVEELANAAGYSLFHYYRIFQNLVGMPVMQYITRRKLLYSAFEISKGSKVIDTALSYGFDTNAGFYKAFMREFGKSPLDYIKHHTIKQPYKIKLIQEEHIMITQNKIREMLFHWNLQNEKLSDFYYIGTGNRADNVWNVGEKYIIKIGTNVKGLENHIKISKALSELGFDTSIPVESCDGKEYILDGELYYYIANKLSGKPIKSIDIYGEEHNYIARYIGEIVGQLDLVLARFDNDIVCNETNILNDMLNWAIPKVKQVSNLSDSFYDDYLNNFSVLYPHLPKQIIHRDINPSNIIMQDGKVSGFIDFELTEKNIRIFDPCYTATAILSETFTNEKIDKKKWLAIFESIVTGYDSVVKLSKQEKEAIPYVIFSIQFICIAYFSGFEKYKELTKINRDMLNWFIENKEKLIV encoded by the coding sequence ATGCAATATATTGATAGTATTCAAGAAAGTCTTGACTATATTGAAATGAACCTTAAAGCAGAAATTAAAGTCGAGGAACTTGCTAATGCAGCCGGATATTCACTGTTTCATTATTACAGGATATTTCAAAATCTCGTTGGAATGCCTGTTATGCAATACATAACTCGAAGAAAACTTCTGTATTCTGCTTTTGAGATTTCAAAAGGCAGTAAAGTAATTGATACCGCATTATCTTATGGGTTTGATACTAATGCTGGCTTTTATAAGGCTTTTATGCGTGAATTTGGCAAATCACCTTTGGACTACATTAAACATCATACAATTAAACAACCTTATAAAATCAAACTCATTCAGGAGGAACACATTATGATAACACAAAATAAGATTCGAGAAATGCTCTTTCATTGGAATTTGCAAAACGAAAAATTATCAGACTTCTACTATATAGGAACTGGGAATAGAGCAGATAATGTATGGAATGTAGGCGAAAAATATATTATCAAAATTGGTACAAATGTAAAAGGACTTGAAAACCATATCAAAATTTCTAAAGCATTATCCGAACTAGGTTTTGATACGTCAATTCCAGTTGAATCATGTGATGGCAAAGAATATATTCTAGATGGAGAACTTTATTATTACATAGCAAACAAATTAAGTGGAAAACCAATAAAAAGCATTGATATTTATGGAGAGGAACACAATTATATAGCACGTTACATTGGCGAAATTGTTGGTCAACTTGATTTGGTTTTAGCTAGGTTTGATAATGATATTGTATGTAATGAGACTAATATTTTAAATGATATGTTAAATTGGGCAATACCAAAAGTAAAACAAGTATCAAACTTGTCAGATAGCTTTTATGATGACTACTTGAATAATTTTTCAGTTTTATATCCACATCTACCAAAACAGATAATCCATAGGGATATTAACCCTAGTAATATTATAATGCAGGATGGTAAAGTAAGTGGATTTATAGACTTTGAACTGACGGAAAAAAACATTCGCATTTTTGATCCTTGTTATACTGCAACTGCAATTCTCTCAGAAACGTTTACCAATGAAAAAATTGATAAAAAGAAATGGTTAGCTATTTTTGAAAGTATTGTTACAGGTTATGACAGTGTTGTGAAGTTATCTAAACAAGAAAAAGAGGCTATTCCTTATGTGATTTTTAGTATTCAGTTCATTTGTATTGCATATTTTAGTGGATTTGAAAAATATAAAGAACTAACAAAGATAAATCGCGACATGTTAAACTGGTTTATCGAAAATAAAGAAAAGCTTATTGTATAA
- a CDS encoding aminoacyl-histidine dipeptidase yields MMHIENLEPKSVFTYFYEISQIPRGSGNEKAISDYIVAFAKKHNLEYTQDKAWNVLIKKAGTMGLENASPVVLQGHIDMVCEKNKEVEHDFEKDPLKLQIDGDFIKATETTLGADNGIAAAYSLAILASDDITHPPIEALFTTNEEVGMDGARAIPKGLLKGKRLINIDSEEEGIFLVSCAGGVRVTIHLPIQQELSCDYKNAYEIKLCGLKGGHSGMEIDKQRANANKLMGRALSRLYNEFDLRIADLNGGSKDNAIARESDVVVVTNAPKSQMESLINELQEAFQYEYRNTETDISLTLETIYIPQKVFTKETTKKAIDILVLIPNGVQGMSDDIKGLVETSTNVGVVNMIDNELRFVSAIRSSVSTKKEEIKNQIKHLSEITGTTITTMGDYPAWEYKENSELRDTCLRVYKEMYGKEPEVTAIHAGLECGLLSETMDDADMISMGPNMFDVHTPNEKVSISSVQRVWDYLKAVLKELK; encoded by the coding sequence ATGATGCATATAGAAAATTTAGAACCGAAATCTGTTTTTACCTACTTTTACGAAATCAGCCAAATTCCAAGAGGCTCAGGCAATGAAAAAGCAATTAGTGATTATATTGTAGCTTTTGCAAAAAAGCATAACTTAGAATATACGCAAGATAAGGCTTGGAATGTTTTAATTAAAAAAGCGGGAACTATGGGGTTAGAAAATGCTTCGCCTGTTGTATTACAAGGCCATATTGATATGGTTTGCGAAAAAAATAAAGAAGTAGAACATGATTTTGAAAAAGATCCGCTGAAACTGCAAATAGACGGCGATTTCATAAAAGCAACGGAAACTACGCTTGGCGCAGATAATGGTATTGCTGCAGCTTATAGTCTTGCAATATTGGCTTCAGATGATATTACACATCCACCAATAGAAGCACTATTTACTACCAATGAAGAAGTAGGAATGGATGGCGCAAGAGCAATTCCAAAAGGATTATTAAAAGGAAAACGCTTAATCAACATTGACTCTGAAGAAGAAGGAATTTTCTTGGTAAGTTGTGCCGGCGGTGTACGAGTAACTATTCATCTACCAATTCAACAAGAGCTTTCTTGTGACTACAAAAATGCTTATGAAATTAAATTATGTGGCTTAAAAGGCGGCCATTCGGGAATGGAAATTGATAAACAAAGAGCCAATGCCAACAAGCTGATGGGAAGAGCATTAAGCCGATTATACAATGAATTTGATTTAAGAATTGCTGATTTAAATGGTGGTTCAAAAGATAATGCAATTGCAAGAGAATCGGATGTTGTTGTCGTAACCAATGCGCCAAAATCACAAATGGAAAGCTTGATAAACGAACTGCAAGAGGCATTTCAGTATGAATACAGAAATACCGAAACTGATATTTCGCTAACCCTAGAAACTATATATATACCGCAAAAGGTATTTACTAAGGAAACAACGAAGAAAGCAATTGATATATTGGTTTTAATTCCAAACGGTGTTCAAGGTATGAGCGATGACATTAAAGGATTAGTTGAAACTTCAACCAATGTTGGAGTAGTGAATATGATAGATAATGAATTACGATTTGTAAGCGCAATCAGAAGCTCTGTTTCAACAAAAAAAGAAGAAATCAAAAATCAAATCAAGCATTTATCAGAAATCACAGGTACTACGATTACTACTATGGGAGATTATCCTGCATGGGAATATAAAGAGAACTCTGAATTACGGGATACTTGTTTAAGAGTATACAAAGAGATGTACGGAAAAGAACCTGAAGTAACTGCCATTCATGCAGGCTTAGAGTGCGGATTGTTATCTGAAACAATGGATGATGCTGATATGATTTCAATGGGCCCGAATATGTTTGATGTGCATACTCCAAACGAAAAAGTTAGTATATCATCCGTTCAAAGAGTGTGGGATTATCTTAAAGCTGTATTAAAGGAACTAAAGTAA
- a CDS encoding CorA family divalent cation transporter: MYKIILADQVDELSPYIEDHIIRNIKNKQIDKFECHLNGYLLSFYWYDILNITQEPIQVIIYFTDDDLFFLCENEECLNKVKAMVKEETSDEKTLYSFFIALINGDTDYLEELEELITDTEDNLLTSHKKECTADILGYRRLLLRLKRYYEQLNKIFEGLVDNENDIISEEHLRYFRILDGRIDRLFAHVLNLRDYVTQVREAYQAQIDIEQNSLMKTFTVVTAIFLPLTLLVGWYGMNLKMPEFTWNFGYPMVIGISILIVIVCIICFKHKKWF, from the coding sequence ATGTATAAAATTATACTGGCAGATCAAGTTGATGAGTTATCCCCATATATTGAAGACCATATTATTCGAAACATTAAAAATAAACAAATTGATAAATTTGAATGTCATCTGAATGGATATTTACTCTCTTTTTATTGGTATGATATTCTTAATATTACCCAAGAACCGATACAGGTTATTATCTATTTTACAGATGATGACCTATTCTTTCTGTGTGAAAACGAGGAATGTTTGAATAAAGTGAAAGCAATGGTAAAAGAGGAAACATCGGATGAAAAAACCTTGTATAGCTTTTTCATTGCTTTAATTAATGGAGATACTGATTATTTAGAAGAATTAGAAGAGCTGATAACCGATACAGAAGATAATTTACTAACCTCTCATAAAAAAGAATGTACAGCTGATATATTAGGCTATCGCCGATTATTGCTTCGATTAAAACGATATTACGAGCAATTAAATAAAATTTTCGAAGGCTTAGTGGATAATGAAAATGATATAATTTCAGAAGAACATCTTCGCTATTTTCGTATATTAGATGGCCGTATTGATCGCTTGTTTGCTCATGTATTAAATCTTCGAGATTATGTCACACAAGTGAGAGAAGCGTATCAAGCGCAAATTGATATTGAACAAAACAGCCTGATGAAAACATTTACTGTGGTAACTGCAATTTTCTTACCTCTAACATTATTGGTAGGTTGGTATGGAATGAATTTGAAAATGCCCGAATTTACTTGGAACTTTGGGTATCCTATGGTTATAGGAATCAGTATTTTAATTGTAATTGTATGTATTATTTGTTTTAAGCATAAAAAGTGGTTTTAG
- a CDS encoding polysaccharide deacetylase family protein, translated as MKSHVVTRRTSKTLFYGIVLVMIIFVSVVFCKTIIVQTNGNIDKKLPIYYVDTKDKKIALTFDCAWENSNTQEILDLLSTANAKATFFVTGDFCERHPNDVKMLSKAGHSIQNHSNKHPHVKNIEKERLIKDTTECDKIIENITGKKPTLYRAPYGEYSNTMLSVFETDLKHKVIQWNVDSVDWKRPTPEKMNERILKGVKPGSILLFHNDIENTTQALTTLLPTLRKQGYEFVLVEDLIYKENYYLDHEGKQVKSQ; from the coding sequence ATGAAGAGTCACGTAGTTACAAGAAGAACGAGCAAAACATTGTTTTATGGAATTGTATTAGTAATGATAATTTTTGTTTCAGTAGTATTTTGTAAAACAATTATAGTGCAAACCAATGGCAATATCGATAAAAAACTGCCAATCTATTATGTAGATACAAAAGATAAAAAAATAGCCTTAACTTTTGATTGTGCTTGGGAGAATAGTAATACACAAGAAATATTAGATTTACTTTCAACAGCTAATGCGAAAGCTACTTTTTTTGTAACAGGTGATTTTTGCGAACGACATCCCAATGACGTAAAAATGCTTAGCAAAGCAGGACATTCTATTCAAAATCATTCCAATAAGCATCCTCATGTAAAAAATATTGAGAAGGAACGGTTAATTAAGGATACAACAGAGTGTGATAAAATAATAGAAAATATTACAGGAAAGAAGCCAACCTTATATCGTGCACCATATGGAGAATACAGTAATACAATGCTAAGTGTTTTTGAAACAGATTTAAAACATAAGGTGATTCAATGGAATGTTGATAGCGTCGATTGGAAAAGACCAACACCAGAAAAAATGAACGAACGTATTTTAAAAGGGGTAAAGCCTGGCAGCATCTTATTGTTTCACAATGATATTGAAAACACAACCCAAGCACTAACTACATTATTACCGACGTTAAGAAAACAAGGATATGAATTTGTATTGGTAGAAGACCTTATTTATAAGGAAAATTATTATTTGGATCATGAAGGGAAACAAGTCAAATCACAATAA